In a single window of the Debaryomyces hansenii CBS767 chromosome A complete sequence genome:
- a CDS encoding DEHA2A14410p (similar to uniprot|P38866 Saccharomyces cerevisiae YHR176W FMO1 Flavin-containing monooxygenase) encodes MTIDSSIRSVAVIGGGAAGAATLHSLVAENYFNKIRLFERKDKAGGLWVYDKEPDRLPQLSTDFSESIEIPDHLPGNYPTRGYSKFAKSATYGYLETNVPEPLMSFSYSNFAEERTEQSIKLFGPDHPFRHHSVVKDYIQTTISSFEDLVQYNTSVEKVMKHGTKWIISLRVINKNGKDHDYWYEEVYDAIIVANGHYSIPYIPKVSGLVELQQQNSDIIQHTKSFRKVSEYKDKKILIVGTGTSATDLISDVLGLSKSPIVVSSRREPGELFKYSFGDSKKILVKPEIFKIDVSDDKLTAHIQFVDGSVVRNVEKIIFATGYLYDFPFFRQNEVTVNKYNRVENLYQHIFKMDDPTLSFVGIVVASITFRVFEYQSTLISGVLRGRVSLPPIEEQNIWEEERIVTKGNSRAFHVIPPEYQKYYEDLLDLVGPYSGLGHKLEPYDKKWEEIINNAISLKLKYWTRNVDLQL; translated from the exons ATGACTATAGATTCTTCGATACGTTCAGTAGCGGTTATAGGCGGTGGCGCAGCGGGAGCCGCCACTTTACATTCTTTAGTGGCTGAAAACTACTTTAATAAAATACGACTTTTTGAAAGGAAAGATAAAGCTGGCGGTTTATG GGTATATGATAAGGAACCTGATAGGCTTCCCCAGCTTAGCACGGATTTTTCTGAGAGTATTGAAATTCCCGACCATCTTCCAGGAAATTATCCTACTAGAGGTTACCTGAAATTCGCTAAATCTGCCACTTATGGCTATCTAGAAACTAATGTACCTGAACCTTTGATGTCTTTTTCATACTCAAATTTTGCAGAAGAAAGAACAGAGCAATCCATAAAACTCTTTGGGCCGGATCATCCTTTCAGACATCACTCTGTTGTTAAAGACTATATCCAGACGACAATTTCTTCGTTTGAGGATTTGGTTCAGTATAATACTTCTGTGGAAAAAGTAATGAAGCATGGAACAAAATGGATTATTTCTTTGAGGGTTATTAACAAAAATGGTAAGGATCACGATTATTGGTATGAAGAAGTGTATGATGCTATTATTGTGGCCAACGGCCATTATTCTATTCCTTATATTCCCAAAGTCTCGGGCTTAGTTGAGTTACAGCAACAAAATTCTGATATTATTCAACATACTAAGTCTTTCAGAAAAGTCTCTGAGTACAAGGATAAAAAGATACTTATTGTTGGAACAGGAACTTCAGCAACTGATTTAATTAGTGATGTTCTTGGTCTATCTAAAAGTCCTATTGTCGTATCGTCAAGGCGCGAACCAGGAGAACTTTTCAAATACTCATTTGGTGACAGCAAGAAAATTCTAGTTAAACCagaaatttttaaaattgatgTATCAGACGATAAGCTTACAGCacatattcaatttgtaGACGGGTCAGTTGTAAGGaatgttgaaaaaattatatttgcAACTGGCTATCTTTATGACTTCCCTTTCTTCCGGCAAAATGAGGTTACGGTGAACAAGTATAATCGGGTTGAAAACCTATATCAgcatattttcaaaatggATGATCCAACATTGTCATTTGTGGGTATCGTAGTTGCATCTATTACTTTTAGGGTATTCGAGTATCAATCAACGTTGATTTCAGGTGTGTTGAGGGGCCGTGTTTCCCTACCTCCAATTGAAGAGCAAAATATATGGGAAGAAGAACGAATTGTCACTAAAGGTAATTCACGTGCATTTCATGTAATTCCACCCGAATATCAAAAGTACTATGAAGATTTACTTGATTTGGTTGGCCCTTATAGTGGATTAGGACACAAATTAGAACCGTATGATAAGAAATGGGAAGAGATAATTAACAATGCAATTTCcttgaagttgaaatattgGACAAGGAATGTCGACTTACAGTTATAA
- a CDS encoding DEHA2A14498p (no similarity), whose product MVQYPHNYILNYYFCNIFHCHFYIWNIWNIGDRIYFGAQYLQVAQFPKSFTPLPSFTTFQIDVPPLGP is encoded by the coding sequence ATGGTTCAATATCCacataattatattttaaactactatttttgcaatatatttcattgcCACTTTTACATCTGGAACATCTGGAACATTGGTGACAGGATTTACTTTGGGGCCCAATACCTACAAGTTGCCCAATTTCCTAAATCTTTTACACCGTTACCTAGTTTCACAACGTTTCAGATAGATGTCCCACCACTAGGTCCTTAG
- a CDS encoding DEHA2A14520p (no similarity) encodes MLNRAQYLSLFWVLLCWNKLNRRNSIQDILVSFDTLQTARKILYNYGIFNATSERWGENVENMLEVLSKVQDLNIDSKRNLNSSRNDFETFNKEMIMLVNEGIGLNDLKNFQQSFVPSNIDSHFNTLTYENIATLNNNGSSFDVFMYDV; translated from the coding sequence ATGCTAAATAGAGCACAATATTTATCGTTATTTTGGGTCTTACTTTGTTGGAACAAATTAAACCGCCGCAACCTGATACAGGATATATTAGTATCTTTTGATACATTACAAACTGCgagaaaaattctttataatTATGGTATTTTCAATGCTACTTCTGAAAGATGGGGAGAAAATGTAGAAAATATGCTAGAGGTCTTATCAAAAGTGCAAGATCtaaatattgattcaaaaagaaatttgaattctagcagaaatgattttgagacgtttaataaagaaatgattATGTTAGTTAATGAAGGGATAGGTTTGAATgacttgaagaattttcaaCAATCGTTCGTTCCTTCGAATATAGACCTGCATTTTAATACTTTAACGtatgaaaatattgcaacattaaataataacGGACTGTCATTCGATGTCTTCATGTATGACGTCTGA
- a CDS encoding DEHA2A14542p (similar to uniprot|Q02895 Saccharomyces cerevisiae YPL088w putative aryl alcohol dehydrogenase), which produces MNEVEYQKLGASGLSISPIIIGCMTFGDFHSWGITEEETVMEILKKCYDKGLRTFDTADVYSNGKSEILLGKFIRKYNIPRERIVILTKAFCAMDYNDPNFSMFKYGTEYYPEIDYVNSQGLSRKHILNAVEHSVSNLGTYIDVLQIHRLDHSTPKEEIMKSLHDVVEGGKVRYLGASSMKAFEFAQLQFIAVKNGWTRFISMQNYYNLIYREEEREMIPFCKENDFGKIGVIPYSPIASGLLARPLSSEGTQRSSTDPIYAKKGLDKPTDADKTIINRVEKIAAKYEVSMAAVATRWLFSKGANPIVGVNSVERVDDFLKALTFKLTESEIASLEEPYAAKAVYNT; this is translated from the coding sequence atgaatgaaGTTGAATATCAGAAACTAGGTGCTTCGGGTTTATCTATTTCCCCTATAATCATTGGCTGCATGACATTTGGAGATTTTCATTCATGGGGTATTACTGAGGAAGAGACTGTAAtggaaattttgaaaaaatgtTACGATAAGGGTTTACGAACATTTGATACCGCTGATGTCTACTCTAATGGTAAATCTGAAATTCTTTTAGGTAAGTTTATCAGAAAGTACAACATACCAAGGGAAAGGATTGTCATATTGACAAAAGCTTTTTGCGCTATGGACTATAACGATCCTAATTTCAGTATGTTCAAATATGGAACTGAATATTACCCTGAGATTGACTACGTAAATTCCCAAGGATTGTCTAGGAAACATATCCTTAATGCTGTTGAACATTCTGTTTCGAATTTGGGGACTTATATTGATGTACTACAGATACACAGATTAGATCATAGTACACCCAAGGAAGAGATTATGAAATCATTGCATGATGTAGTCGAAGGAGGAAAAGTAAGATATCTAGGAGCATCTTCAATGAAAGCTTTTGAATTTGCGCAATTACAATTTATTGCTGTGAAAAATGGCTGGACAAGATTTATTAGTATGCAAAATTACTACAACCTTATATACCGCGAAGAAGAACGTGAAATGATTCCCTTCTGTAAGGAAAATGACTTTGGAAAAATTGGTGTGATTCCTTATTCACCAATTGCGAGTGGCCTTCTTGCACGTCCCTTATCTTCAGAAGGAACTCAAAGACTGTCAACAGATCCAATATACGCTAAAAAAGGTTTAGACAAGCCAACTGATGCAGATAAGACAATTATAAACCGAGTCGAAAAAATCGCAGCAAAATATGAGGTAAGTATGGCTGCTGTGGCTACTAGATGGCTTTTTAGTAAAGGTGCTAACCCGATAGTTGGTGTTAATTCTGTGGAAAGAGTAGACGATTTCTTGAAAGCTTTGACCTTCAAATTAACAGAAAGTGAAATTGCTCTGTTAGAAGAACCCTACGCTGCAAAGGCAGTATATAACACTTAA
- a CDS encoding DEHA2A14586p (weakly similar to uniprot|P38124 Saccharomyces cerevisiae YBR008c FLR1 plasma membrane multidrug transporter) yields the protein MTGQEDGLFVSRSRKESDASASANYGKTTQEMIEHRANHPGIIHQDDRRQIREIDCYDKLGFSFPWHKKWTILAVTFIVQVSMNFNASVYPNVIPLISEAFNVSEVKAKVSQMVFMVAYAFGCELWAPWSEEYGRWPVLQISLFFMNIWQILGALAPNFGTIVVARFLGGISLAGGSVTLAIVADMWEANDQGYAVAFIVLSSVGGSAVGPIFGGLMTERLSWRWNFWIQLIFGGVAQILHFFLVSETRTDLLMDKEAKLRRESGEDNDIYGPSEINKRKMTMKEILSIWRRPFEMFLREPIVLCLSLLSGFADALIFIFMECFSLVYQQWGFSTTQCGLAFIPILIGYLIAYLIHLPDIGRQMFLIKNHGEESRFAERRLLLLLYIAPLLTIGLLGFAWTSMGPDYNPWIAPMIFGTLIAIANYSIYMSTIDYMIAAYGPYSASATGGNGFARDFLAGISILYAIPLYTNIGGKRHLQWGSTLLGCLAALVTIPIFIFYWMGPEVRRRSKFAQTLAADHKLRNTDYEKDEVAIESISTEKA from the coding sequence atgaCTGGACAAGAAGATGGACTCTTTGTGAGTAGAAGCAGGAAAGAAAGTGATGCATCTGCAAGTGCTAATTATGGAAAAACTACTCAGGAGATGATAGAGCATAGAGCGAATCATCCAGGAATTATACATCAAGATGATAGAAGACAGATTCGTGAAATTGATTGTTACGACAAGCTTGGTTTTTCATTTCCTTGGCATAAGAAGTGGACTATCCTTGCTGTCACATTTATAGTTCAAGTTTCTATGAACTTTAATGCTAGTGTTTATCCTAACGTTATACCTTTAATTAGCGAAGCTTTTAATGTTTCGGAAGTAAAAGCCAAAGTTTCTCAAATGGTTTTCATGGTTGCATACGCATTCGGATGTGAGTTGTGGGCTCCCTGGAGTGAGGAATATGGTCGTTGGCCAGTCTTGCAAATAAGTTTATTCTTTATGAATATCTGGCAAATCTTAGGTGCACTCGCACCAAATTTCGGTACTATTGTTGTTGCTCGTTTCTTAGGTGGTATTTCTTTAGCAGGTGGTTCCGTCACATTAGCAATTGTTGCAGATATGTGGGAAGCAAATGATCAAGGATATGCTGTTGCATTCATCGTTTTATCTTCTGTTGGTGGTTCTGCAGTTGGACCAATTTTTGGTGGTTTAATGACAGAACGCCTTTCGTGGCGTTGGAACTTTTGGATTCAACTAATATTCGGGGGAGTCGCCCAAATCTTACACTTTTTCCTTGTTTCTGAGACTCGTACCGATTTACTCATGGATAAAGAAGCCAAGCTTCGTCGTGAATCAGGAGAAGACAATGATATTTATGGTCCAtctgaaattaataaacgtaaaatgacgatgaaaGAGATCTTGTCCATTTGGCGTCGTCCTTTCGAAATGTTTTTGAGAGAGCCAATTGTTTTATGTTTATCTCTTCTCTCGGGATTTGCAGATGCATTgatcttcatttttatgGAATGTTTTTCTTTGGTTTATCAACAATGGGGATTTTCTACAACTCAGTGCGGCCTTGCCTTCATACCTATTTTGATTGGTTATCTTATTGCATATTTAATTCACCTTCCTGATATCGGCCGCCAAATGTTCTTGATTAAGAACCATGGTGAAGAATCAAGATTTGCTGAGAGACGTCTACTCTTATTACTTTATATTGCTCCTTTATTAACGATAGGTTTGCTAGGGTTTGCCTGGACTTCTATGGGGCCTGATTACAATCCCTGGATAGCTCCGATGATATTTGGAACTTTAATTGCTATAGCTAATTACAGTATCTATATGTCGACAATTGATTATATGATTGCAGCGTATGGGCCATATTCAGCTTCAGCAACTGGTGGTAACGGATTTGCTCGAGACTTTTTAGCCGGTATCTCAATCTTGTACGCAATTCCATTGTATACAAATATTGGCGGAAAACGTCATCTCCAATGGGGAAGTACTTTATTAGGTTGTTTGGCCGCACTTGTAACTATTCcaatctttattttctacTGGATGGGTCCAGAAGTTAGAAGGAGAAGTAAGTTTGCACAAACCCTTGCGGCTGATCATAAGCTCAGGAATACGGATTACGAGAAAGATGAAGTCGCTATTGAATCTATATCTACTGAGAAGGCTTAA
- a CDS encoding DEHA2A14608p (similar to uniprot|P53912 Saccharomyces cerevisiae YNL134c), with protein sequence MTTTIAAVLQKSTSQLEVKEVPVAPISSDEILVESRAASINGTDYYHIDYDWAPDGAIMGLTVSGVVLKVGKDVTRFIPGDYIASFIHGGDYSNPEKGAYSKLAVVQEVYSIKLNKLSSSNSQVLPPGNIDTFEGACSLSNTIVTLGCSLYFTLGGSFSQSQNKSLLIYGGSTATGLVASQIAKQFGWTVISVASKKHATLIKGFGADHLIDYHDSNVTQQIKNIDPNITMALHTVGGTATLQLTHDSVSDVLPTKIDSLVVSSFEAIKNPKSNVKFTMTRAFTANGNDVIYNNGSSFPAIPGVKEAILEFIPSIQNLINGNKIKHIPIRIQPNGLNGINDGLKLIRGGQISGEKLVIQF encoded by the coding sequence ATGACAACCACTATAGCTGCTGTATTACAAAAATCAACTTCACAATTAGAAGTAAAAGAAGTTCCGGTTGCACCCATTAGCTCCGATGAGATTTTGGTTGAATCAAGAGCCGCATCTATTAACGGTACCgattattatcatataGATTATGATTGGGCTCCCGATGGTGCAATCATGGGTTTAACTGTAAGTGGAGTCGTTTTGAAAGTTGGTAAGGATGTCACGAGATTTATTCCTGGTGATTATATAGCTAGCTTTATTCATGGCGGTGATTATTCCAATCCTGAAAAAGGCGCCTATTCGAAGTTGGCAGTTGTTCAAGAAGTCTACTCAATAAAGTTAAACAAGCTCAGTTCATCCAATTCTCAAGTTTTGCCTCCAGGAAATATTGACACATTTGAAGGTGCATGTTCACTTTCTAACACAATAGTAACCTTGGGATGCAGTCTATACTTTACATTAGGTGGGAGTTTTCTGCAATCACAAAATAAAAGCCTTTTGATCTATGGTGGCTCAACTGCAACAGGGTTGGTGGCAAGTCAAATCGCAAAACAATTTGGGTGGACTGTCATTTCGGTGGCATCCAAAAAGCATGCAACTTTAATTAAAGGTTTCGGTGCTGatcatttaattgattaCCACGACCTGAATGTTACACAACAgataaaaaatattgacCCAAATATCACTATGGCATTACACACTGTAGGAGGCACAGCAACTTTGCAGCTTACCCATGATTCTGTTTCTGATGTTTTGCCAACAAAGATAGACTCCTTGGTAGTTTCAAGTTTTGAAGCTATCAAGAATCCTAAGTCCAATGTAAAATTCACTATGACAAGAGCATTTACTGCAAATGGAAATGAtgttatatataataatggatCTTCATTTCCAGCTATTCCTGGCGTTAAAGAGGCTATCCTTGAATTTATTCCCagtattcaaaatttgataaatggTAATAAGATAAAGCATATACCTATAAGAATTCAACCAAATGGATTGAATGGTATTAATGATGGATTGAAGCTTATTCGAGGAGGTCAAATCAGTGGAGAAAAGTTGGTTATACAGTTTTAG
- a CDS encoding DEHA2A14630p (no similarity), whose translation MIYFKHQILKTIVSKVKDFSKCTKYTKNKDIEGLYMKMIIEISFFQFTSLT comes from the coding sequence ATGATATACTTCAAACACCAAATCTTAAAAACCATAGTTTCCAAGGTCAAAGATTTCAGTAAATGTACCAAGTATACTAAAAACAAAGATATTGAAGGCTTATATATGAAGATGATCATCGAGATAAgtttttttcaatttactTCATTAACTTAG